One segment of Pyricularia oryzae 70-15 chromosome 3, whole genome shotgun sequence DNA contains the following:
- a CDS encoding ankyrin repeat and SOCS box protein 7, with product MHVQLAQSGVMSRLGISIRGDPPKYSDADSAPGLWDQAFCGLADDDRKELESLKSDDNHMDPSEIARIAQRKRDECVKKQWNLYTNKAGDQVKVRDLLSSVVNWLNRFKEVCDAAVQFDPVHAALPWAVVRGLLMIAVSDVQTFGTMVEGVDRISALITRYAKLESTVLLRTCDLTSQLSSALVKLYGSVLKYLANTCRYYRKSTLKRALKSVVNSTKSMVDEPLLRIEHDEEEVFKLVQLVQNGLIGVKLDDILASIQESVKAVQVTAASMRTKLSAWLNGPESSGTYEALIQYHHPGTFQWALQLAQFRLWASTNESSPKVLWVHGPAGFGKTFMSAQMIKHLKKTMTQPPCYFFCLADNQLTRDPYQILRSWLTQMLDNDKALHILNGASESRSQSAKLSHVGLWELFVAVGSAIPGCTFVIDGFDECINIDIGAQYCDNIPRELFLRDLMIHLAKTKSRVLVVSRDTPDIRRFLGVESQSVASPGVLKLEYQITAKDTGEDVKSFSEHIINSKLFNRNADLRHKIAAQAAERSEGMFLWIKLLEQKLSGGQNAKQLAKTVTQMPSGISQAYSRELDRIVKLPEDEKKHAVMLLRWVMFAIRPLQVKQLAEALVVSGEEELDEYPEDDLPDCWQHGFVDESFVQDMILAPCGSLLQVKSASADTPLAEHTVHFVHFSVKEYLTSLAGHDKNQLGFDKPAVEEWRLASICLRYLTLEVFKDTDCDWEQYPFLSYAGWAWYFPSFQAKSSPPQDAIQKARRIFDPSTPSWGIWTPVMDSVLDFHSAADGLALRANLTATESRAGDVEPETYETVSESYYTEGEAEDEDTEGESHTMENHTLDSGDGNDDQEDELPKDSSPPGQVPSPVYYAALLGLEDMLSWLEGQGLDFAAPGGLFGFPLQAAVVGGSEKAVRHVLNSPGVQVSQRGGVCGTALIAAVATSRHKMAELLIQAGASTNDVDDIGETALHYVTTTRSVETARLLLDNMSEGQDIDSVNVEGRTALHCAVDNSCGEIVALLLERGANVNTNAASYGLTPLHTAIYNKDAAMVSRLLDSGADAAWKDEEGWTPLEAAAHTGNVDIVNLVIGAGAKVDGDEGILSDTSLTPLQRAIMGDHLDAAKCLWEHGADLNKKMRSGATALEVAVRSNRVGVLKWILEQGASFKFINTESLCSVFETAAQRRFVDVMHELVAGGVFQICPRGEPGTGRARATKWDDDHLVMLAYSGDADRVRYRLAEASGCTELTIGEALHAASAMGHLETVRALLNGRRRARINARDATGRTALHYAANRLHAAVVDLLVDAGADVSLEDDAGSTPIDLAVRHGTRALSIAQKHMDNHGLAIRRRPTVMAGAGGQSASAVRDIRRMLSGSWEGQYDYLTWRRGRTDPTSIEIPAKSAEGFAFSGDGSDVVGPFKYHGFVDPLGFVWWVKMYEELGWLYKGRLSGDGTVLKGTWGSNRKLWYGTFVLRKQS from the exons ATGCACGTCCAGCTGGCGCAATCTGGGGTCATGTCGCGACTTGGCATCAGCATCAGGGGGGACCCGCCGAAGTACTCGGATGCGGATTCGGCTCCTGGTCTCTGGGACCAAGCCTTTTGCGGACtggccgacgacgacaggAAGGAGCTGGAAAGCCTCAAGTCCGACGACAACCACATGGATCCGTCCGAGATTGCGCGGATAGCTCAGCGAAAACGGGACGAGTGCGTAAAGAAGCAGTGGAACCTCTACACGAACAAGGCGGGGGACCAGGTCAAGGTCCGGGATTTGCTGTCGTCGGTGGTGAACTGGCTGAACCGGTTCAAGGAAGTCTGCGACGCGGCCGTGCAGTTCGATCCCGTGCACGCGGCGCTGCCGTGGGCGGTGGTCAGGGGGCTGTTGATG ATAGCCGTAAGCGATGTGCAGACGTTCGGCACCATGGTCGAGGGTGTCGATCGAATATCAGCCTTGATCACACGATACGCAAAGCTCGAGTCGACGGTTCTCTTGCGGACTTGCGACCTCACCAGTCAACTGTCGTCTGCTTTGGTCAAGCTGTACGGTTCAGTGCTCAAGTATCTTGCCAACACTTGTCGCTATTACCGGAAAAGCACCCTGA AGAGGGCGCTGAAAAGTGTAGTCAACAGCACCAAATCAATGGTTGACGAGCCCCTGCTGCGCATCGAGCACGACGAAGAAGAAGTTTTCAAGTTGGTTCAGCTTGTTCAGAATGGGCTGATTGGGGTCAAGCTTGACGACATACTCGCAAGCATACAGGAAAGCGTCAAAGCAGTACAAGTGACAGCCGCCAGCATGCGTACCAAGCTCTCGGCGTGGTTGAACGGACCAGAGAGTAGCGGTACATACGAAGCTTTGATTCAATATCACCACCCTGGAACTTTCCAATGGGCATTGCAACTCGCCCAGTTCCGACTTTGGGCATCGACCAACGAGTCGAGCCCAAAAGTTCTTTGGGTCCACGGCCCTGCTGGATTCGGAAAGACGTTCATGTCAGCGCAGATGATCAAGCATCTGAAAAAGACCATGACGCAGCCGCCTTGCTACTTTTTCTGCCTTGCAGACAATCAGCTCACGCGCGACCCCTACCAGATTCTCAGATCGTGGCTGACACAGATGCTCGACAACGACAAGGCCCTGCACATTCTCAATGGTGCGTCGGAGTCGCGCAGTCAGTCCGCCAAGCTGTCGCATGTGGGTCTTTGGGAGTTGTTTGTGGCCGTCGGCTCTGCCATTCCGGGCTGCACTTTTGTGATTGACGGGTTCGATGAGTGTATCAACATCGACATTGGGGCACAGTACTGCGACAACATACCTCGAGAGCTCTTCTTACGGGATCTAATGATTCACCTGGCAAAGACAAAGTCTCGGGTCTTGGTCGTTAGCAGAGACACCCCAGACATCAGGAGGTTCCTAGGGGTAGAGTCCCAGTCCGTCGCATCCCCTGGCGTCTTGAAGCTCGAATATCAAATCACGGCCAAGGACACGGGCGAAGACGTCAAGTCGTTTTCGGAGCACATTATCAACTCCAAACTCTTCAACAGAAACGCAGACCTGCGCCACAAGATCGCGGCACAGGCGGCCGAACGGTCAGAGGGCATGTTCCTCTGGATCAAGCTTCTGGAGCAAAAGCTCTCGGGCGGACAAAACGCCAAACAACTGGCCAAGACGGTGACGCAGATGCCATCCGGCATCAGCCAGGCTTACTCGCGGGAGCTCGACAGGATAGTCAAGCTCCCCGAGGACGAAAAGAAGCATGCGGTCATGTTGCTCCGCTGGGTCATGTTTGCCATTCGTCCTCTTCAGGTCAAGCAGCTTGCCGAGGCGCTGGTGGTGTCTGGAGAGGAGGAGCTGGACGAGTATCCCGAAGACGACCTTCCAGATTGCTGGCAGCATGGTTTCGTCGACGAGAGCTTTGTGCAGGATATGATTCTAGCCCCTTGCGGGTCCTTGCTCCAAGTGAAATCAGCCTCAGCCGATACGCCCTTGGCTGAGCACACTGTACATTTTGTGCACTTTTCCGTCAAGGAATACCTCACCAGCCTAGCAGGACACGACAAGAACCAGCTTGGCTTTGACAAACCGGCTGTGGAGGAGTGGCGCCTGGCCAGCATCTGTCTGCGTTATCTCACCCTTGAAGTCTTCAAAGACACCGACTGTGATTGGGAACAGTATCCTTTCCTTTCGTATGCCGGCTGGGCCTGGTATTTCCCCAGCTTCCAGGCCAAGTCGTCGCCCCCGCAGGATGCCATTCAAAAGGCGAGGAGAATCTTTGATCCGTCGACGCCCAGCTGGGGTATTTGGACACCCGTCATGGACTCGGTCCTCGACTTTCACAGCGCGGCAGACGGCCTCGCTCTGCGGGCCAACCTGACCGCTACGGAAAGCAGGGCAGGAGACGTCGAGCCCGAAACGTACGAGACGGTATCCGAGTCGTACTATACCGAGGGCGAAGCCGAAGACGAAGACACGGAGGGCGAGTCACACACGATGGAGAATCACACGCTCGATAGTGGAGACGGCAACGACGACCAAGAGGACGAGTTGCCCAAAGATTCAAGCCCACCAGGCCAAGTCCCCAGCCCAGTCTACTACGCAGCCCTCCTAGGCCTCGAGGACATGCTGAGCTGGCTCGAAGGACAAGGTCTCGACTTTGCTGCACCAGGCGGCCTCTTTGGCTTCCCACTGCAGGCCGCTGTCGTCGGGGGCAGCGAGAAGGCTGTTCGACACGTCCTCAATTCGCCCGGTGTGCAGGTGTCGCAGCGGGGCGGAGTGTGCGGCACGGCCCTCATAGCCGCCGTGGCAACCTCGCGGCACAAGATGGCAGAGTTGCTGATCCAAGCCGGTGCTTCTACGAATGATGTCGACGACATCGGCGAGACTGCGTTGCATTATGTGACCACGACGAGATCTGTTGAAACTGCAAGGCTTTTGCTGGACAATATGAGCGAGGGACAAGACATCGACTCGGTCAATGTTGAAGGTCGAACGGCACTGCACTGCGCGGTGGACAATTCATGTGGTGAAATTGTCGCCTTGCTGCTGGAGAGAGGGGCCAACGTAAACACCAACGCCGCAAGCTACGGCCTCACCCCGCTGCACACAGCCATCTACAACAAGGACGCTGCAATGGTCAGCAGGCTGCTCGACTCGGGCGCAGACGCAGCCTGGAAGGACGAAGAAGGATGGACCCCGCTGGAGGCAGCGGCTCACACGGGCAACGTGGACATTGTGAACCTTGTCATCGGAGCGGGGGCCAAGGTCGACGGAGACGAGGGCATCCTCAGCGATACCTCGCTGACCCCGCTCCAAAGGGCCATAATGGGTGACCACCTCGACGCTGCGAAATGTCTGTGGGAGCACGGTGCCGACCTGAACAAGAAGATGCGGTCGGGCGCCACAGCCCTCGAGGTTGCGGTCCGGTCCAACCGCGTCGGGGTCTTGAAATGGATCCTGGAGCAGGGGGCATCCTTCAAGTTTATAAACACAGAGTCGCTCTGCTCCGTGTTTGAAACCGCTGCTCAGCGTAGGTTCGTAGACGTCATGCACGAGCTGGTCGCGGGGGGCGTCTTTCAGATCTGTCCCAGGGGCGAACCCGGAACCGGCAGAGCTAGAGCGACCAAGTGGGACGACGACCACCTCGTCATGCTGGCATACAGCGGCGACGCAGACAGAGTCAGGTACCGACTGGCCGAGGCGTCCGGGTGCACCGAGCTCACAATCGGGGAAGCTCTGcacgccgcctcggccatggGCCACCTGGAGACGGTGCGAGCGCTCCTGAACGGGCGACGACGGGCCCGCATCAACGCGCGGGACGCGACCGGCCGCACCGCCCTCCACTACGCCGCCAACAGGCTGCATGCAGCCGTCGTGGACCTGCTGGTGGACGCGGGGGCCGACGTCTCGCTCGAGGACGACGCCGGCTCGACGCCCATCGACCTGGCCGTCAGGCACGGCACGCGGGCCCTGAGCATAGCCCAGAAGCACATGGACAACCACGGCCTCGCCATCAGGCGCCGCCCCACCGTCATGGCCGGCGCGGGCGGGCAGTCTGCCTCGGCGGTCCGGGACATCCGGAGGATGCTGTCTGGGTCGTGGGAGGGTCAGTACGACTACCTCACCTGGCGGAGGGGGAGGACCGATCCCACCTCGATCGAGATACCTGCCAAGTCGGCAGAGGGCTTTGCCTTTTCGGGAGACGGCAGCGACGTGGTGGGGCCGTTCAAGTACCATGGATTCGTCGACCCCCTCGGCTTTGTCTGGTGGGTTAAAATGTATGAGGAGCTGGGGTGGCTATACAAGGGCCGGCTGAGCGGCGATGGGACCGTGCTCAAGGGGACGTGGGGGAGCAATAGGAAGTTGTGGTATGGGACGTTTGTGTTGAGGAAGCAATCATGA
- a CDS encoding histone deacetylase RPD3 yields MTDKAGVDRSDPLYKVVNTDKKRVAYFYDSDIGNYAYVTGHPMKPHRIRLAHSLVMNYGIYKFLEVYRAKPAVFTEMTQFHTDEYIEFLQRVTPDNMDSYVKEQSKYNVGDDCPVFDGLFEFCGISAGGSMEGAARLNRSKCDIAVNWAGGLHHAKKSEASGFCYVNDIVLAIIELLRFKKRVLYIDIDVHHGDGVEEAFYTTDRVMTVSFHKYGEYFPGTGELRDIGIGPGKNYAVNFPLRDGIDDNSYKKIFEPVIDAVMKYYQPEAVVLQCGSDSLSGDRLGCFNLSMRGHANCVDFVRGYGLPTLVLGGGGYTMRNVARTWAYETGRLVGVDMDRTLPYNEYYEYYGPDYELDVRSSNMENANSNEYLEKIKIAVIENLRKTAPVPSVQMQEIPRPSMGMTDEEEAMLDDMDEDQNPDARITQRQWEKSVARQDEFEDSDDEDMARSNGAAAVPRTRPSIMNHENPHADMEDDSGKPVTNASKETEKDADDTVMEDADPEQVEAPEKPSEKPNGDAEAETAKEAEDVDMMDTDEKAPAAEDPSPASDGSSKDKEAEIKKEVPETSRPPTPKEGETADKKDKVEDEPMAEAATSAPAAEESGGKEAEPAVKEAEAPKTTDKTESNGDKDKEAAESGDKEPEPKPKDTPKATEEAEP; encoded by the exons ATGACGGACAAGGCGGGCGTGGACCGCTCTGATCCGCTGTACAAGGTCGTCAATACGGATAAGAAGCGCGTTGCCTACTTCTATGACTCCGACATTGGCAACTATGCATATGTTACAGGCCACCCTATGAAACCTCACCGAATCCGATTGGCGCACAGCCTAGTTATGAACTATGGCATCTACAAGTTTCTCGAGGTTTAC CGCGCGAAACCCGCTGTCTTCACAGAGATGACGCAGTTCCACACGGACGAATACATAGAGTTCCTCCAGAGGGTGACACCCGACAACATGGACTCTTATGTTAAGGAGCAGAGTAAATACAATGTGGGAGACGACTGTCCTGTATTCGACGGTCTGTTTGAGTTTTGTGGCATCAGCGCCGGTGGAAGTATGGAGGGTGCCGCCCGACTCAACCGGTCCAAATGCGACATCGCGGTGAACTGGGCCGGTGGTCTTCACCACGCCAAGAAGAGCGAAGCCAGTGGTTTCTGCTATGTCAATG ATATCGTTCTCGCCATCATCGAACTCCTCCGCTTCAAGAAACGCGTTCTGTACATCGACATCGACGTTCACCACGGAGACGGCGTGGAGGAGGCGTTTTACACCACAGATCGCGTCATGACCGTCTCATTCCACAAGTACGGCGAGTACTTCCCGGGAACCGGCGAGCTTCGAGACATTGGCATCGGCCCTGGCAAGAACTACGCGGTGAACTTTCCGCTGAGGGATGGAATCGATGACAACTCTTACAAGAAAATTTTCGAACCCGTCATTGACGCAGTCATGAAGTACTACCAGCCCGAGGCGGTGGTTTTGCAATGTGGCAGCGACAGTCTGTCGGGCGATCGGCTGGGATGCTTCAACCTGAGCATGCGTGGTCATGCCAACTGCGTCGACTTTGTACGCGGATATGGCCTCCCCACACTCGTCCTGGGTGGTGGCGGTTACACTATGCGCAATGTTGCTCGCACTTGGGCATATGAAACCGGACGCCTAGTGGGCGTAGACATGGACAGAACACTCCCGTATAACGAATATTATGAG TACTATGGACCTGACTACGAACTGGATGTTAGATCATCCAACATGGAAAACGCAAACTCGAACGAGTACCTAGAGAAGATCAAGATTGCCGTGATTGAGAACCTCCGAAAGACAGCACCTGTGCCCTCGGTCCAGATGCAGGAGATACCTCGCCCGAGTATGGGCATGACAGATGAAGAGGAAGCCATGCTTGACGACATGGACGAAGATCAGAACCCTGACGCACGAATCACACAAAGGCAATGGGAAAAGAGCGTTGCAAGACAAGACGAATTTGAGGATAgtgacgacgaggacatgGCACGGTCAAACGGTGCTGCGGCAGTACCAAGGACCCGGCCATCGATAATGAACCACGAGAACCCACATGCAGACATGGAAGATGACTCAGGGAAGCCAGTGACAAACGCAAGCAAGGAAACTGAAAAGGATGCAGATGACACGGTTATGGAGGACGCCGACCCAGAACAAGTTGAAGCACCCGAGAAGCCCAGCGAAAAGCCAAACGGCGACGCCGAAGCTGAAACAGCCAAGGAGGCCGAAGACGTGGATATGATGGACACGGACGAAAAGGCTCCGGCAGCTGAGGATCCCTCGCCCGCCTCAGACGGCTCcagcaaggacaaggaggcTGAGATCAAGAAGGAGGTGCCAGAAACCTCGCGACCGCCAACGCCAAAAGAGGGTGAAACTGCGGATAAGAAGGACAAGGTCGAAGACGAGCCGATGGCAGAGGCAGCGACCTCTGCACCTGCTGCCGAGGAAAGTGGGGGAAAGGAAGCAGAGCCTGCGGTCAAAGAAGCAGAAGCCCCCAAAACTACCGACAAGACAGAAAGCAATGgtgacaaggacaaggaagcTGCCGAGAGTGGTGACAAAGAACCAGAACCAAAGCCTAAAGACACTCCAAAAGCCACAGAGGAGGCAGAGCCATAA
- a CDS encoding 26S proteasome regulatory subunit rpn11, whose product MERFRSMMNGMGGQLGAAPGTDNLQLIDNAETVYISSLALLKMLRHGRAGVPMEVMGLMLGEFVDDFTVRVVDVFAMPQSGTGVSVEAVDPVFQMKMMDMLRQTGRPESVVGWYHSHPGFGCWLSSVDINTQQSFEQLTPRAVAVVVDPIQSVKGKVVIDAFRLINPQSLMLGQEPRQSTSNLGHLNKPSIQALIHGLNRHYYSININYRKTALEENMLMNLHKQVWTESLQMDDFRTQGQNNKERLDRLVSLSEGYEKRVKEETELTKDQLKTRYVGKLDPKKHLEDVGQQLIEDNIVAVSRQMIDKEAAVLEKKASAVGASGKGRSEDDQMDVEEDL is encoded by the exons ATGGAACGCTTCCGAAGTATGATGAACGGTATGGGCGGCCAGCTTGGCGCTGCCCCCGGAACG GACAACCTCCAGTTGATCGACAACGCCGAGACCGTCTATATTTCTTCCCTTGCCCTCCTAAAGATGCTGCGGCACGGCCGCGCCGGTGTGCCCATGGAAGTCATGGGACTTATGCTGGGCGAGTTTGTCGATGACTTCACAGTACGCGTCGTTGATGTTTTTGCCATGCCACAAAGCGGTACTGGAGTCAGTGTCGAGGCAGTCGACCCGGTGTTCCagatgaagatgatggaTATGTTGCGGCAAACAGGAAG gcccgagtccgtcGTGGGCTGGTACCACTCACATCCCGGTTTCGGCTGCTGGTTGTCGTCGGTGGATATCAACACTCAGCAGAGTTTCGAGCAGCTCACACCACGTGCCGTCGCTGTGGTCGTTGACCCGATTCAGTCCGTCAAAGGAAAGGTTGTCATAGACGCTTTCCGTCTCATCAACCCGCAATCTCTCATGCTCGGACAGGAGCCCCGCCAAAGCACATCCAACCTTGGCCACCTCAACAAACCCTCGATTCAAGCATTGATCCACGGTCTGAACCGCCACTACTACTCGATAAACATCAACTACCGCAAGACAGCGCTCGAGGAGAACATGTTGATGAACCTTCACAAGCAAGTATGGACCGAGTCCCTGCAGATGGATGATTTCCGTACCCAAGGACAGAACAACAAGGAGCGCTTGGACCGGCTGGTCAGCTTGTCAGAAGGTTACGAGAAGCGCGTGAAGGAGGAGACGGAGCTTACCAAGGACCAGCTGAAGACGCGCTACGTCGGAAAGCTAGACCCGAAGAAGCATTTGGAGGATGTTGGTCAGCAGCTCATCGAGGACAACATTGTCGCCGTATCAAGGCAGATGATTGACAAGGAGGCTGCGGTGCTGGAGAAGAAGGCGTCTGCTGTTGGAGCAAGCGGCAAGGGGCGTTCAGAGGACGATCAAATGGATGTCGAGGAAGACCTATGA
- a CDS encoding copper amine oxidase yields the protein MKPSVISLCLAAAANALLETRHPRDLSGGQGMNTVSRRTNNNSTGSGSTCPAPKTVRTKAAKANPFTALSQDEVDSVMRWVSNPALGLNLTSPTAENLAQTDNYVWHVEVLKPNKTDVLAYLDGGASSVPRHARVVINEGGRDVPRVAEYYVGPLPVDNTTTKIQPLDFMYNGANGASILFNGRFYDTPRRKAVDPFVAKFMAEIADITNDLVGFAYYGGSDNRTTAETFYGNPSSTDGTTGVLWLPFRRKGLASYDKPSNLYVSIDISGTDPSLYKMRMIVYDLVIYKSVDEFREAWTAGKIKKTPAPPADESFLRKDRIGEKRKLEERMAPTIVEPEGKRYAVDTENRYVEYLGWSFYTRFDRDVGVQFYDIRFKGERIMYELSLQDAIAQYAGNNPFQAGTAYMDRYYGIGAQVGRLIPGYDCPYHATYWDSDFTSGTAATRTNNSVCIFETDIGTPITRHTDPGLYMQATKGSKLVVRQIATVGNYDYLFDYSFWVDGTIGVDAHASGYVQANYYRPEDKGKWGPRIHDTITGTLHTHVMNFKADFDLGGTANTLVRTDIVVENITQPWYPERGEFEMMRYNISDVASEKQALLPLPANGQSMYTIVNKDKKNKWGEDRGYRIVPGLSNIHLASQRSPFFLKSAQFAKQFLAVSRQKDTEPGSSAALNQNVPEAPLVEFWRFFDDDESLAQQDLVAWVNLGMHHYTRSEDMPNTLMSEAHSSLTFAPQNWGDAELTTDLANAIIYNAKTGVDRVVPETNGVSVPDCFPLSAQDELLGVFENTGVPYAYGKDA from the coding sequence ATGAAGCCTTCTGTCATCTCCCTCTGTCTCGCAGCGGCGGCAAACGCGCTGCTTGAGACTCGCCACCCCCGCGACCTcagcggcggccagggcaTGAACACCGTCTCCCGCCGCactaacaacaacagcacggGGAGCGGATCGACCTGCCCAGCCCCCAAGACTGTGCGCACCAAGGCAGCCAAGGCGAACCCCTTCACGGCCCTGAGCCAGGATGAGGTCGACAGCGTGATGCGCTGGGTGTCGAACCCGGCGCTGGGCTTGAACCTCACCAGCCCCACGGCTGAGAACCTCGCCCAGACCGACAACTATGTGTGGCACGTCGAGGTTCTCAAGCCCAACAAGACCGATGTGCTGGCCTacctcgacggcggcgcctCCTCTGTGCCTCGCCACGCCCGTGTCGTCATCAACGAGGGCGGAAGGGACGTGCCGCGTGTCGCCGAGTACTATGTCGGACCACTGCCCGTcgacaacaccaccaccaagatCCAGCCCCTGGATTTTATGTACAATGGTGCCAACGGCGCCAGCATCCTGTTTAATGGACGCTTCTACGACACCCCGCGCAGGAAGGCCGTCGATCCGTTCGTGGCCAAGTTCATGGCCGAGATTGCCGACATCACCAACGACCTCGTCGGCTTTGCCTACTACGGCGGGTCTGACAACCGCACCACGGCCGAGACCTTTTACGGCAACCCCTCGTCGACCGACGGTACCACTGGAGTGCTGTGGCTGCCCTTCCGCCGCAAGGGTCTCGCATCGTACGACAAGCCGTCCAACCTGTACGTGAGCATCGACATCAGCGGCACGGACCCGAGCCTCTACAAGATGCGCATGATCGTGTACGACCTGGTCATTTACAAGTCGGTCGACGAGTTCCGCGAGGCCTGGACGGCAGGCAAGATCAAAAAGACCCCCGCCCCGCCGGCCGACGAGAGCTTCCTGCGCAAGGACCGCATCGGTGAGAAGCGCAAGCTCGAGGAGCGCATGGCACCCACCATCGTCGAGCCCGAGGGCAAGCGCTACGCGGTGGACACGGAGAACCGCTACGTCGAGTACCTGGGCTGGAGCTTCTACACGCGGTTCGACCGCGACGTGGGGGTTCAGTTCTACGACATCCGGTTCAAGGGCGAGCGCATCATGTACGAGCTCTCGCTGCAGGACGCCATCGCGCAGTACGCCGGCAACAACCCGTTCCAGGCCGGCACCGCCTACATGGACCGCTACTACGGCATCGGTGCGCAGGTGGGGCGCCTGATCCCCGGCTACGACTGCCCCTACCACGCCACCTACTGGGACAGCGACTTCACCTCtggcaccgccgccaccaggaCCAACAACTCGGTCTGCATCTTCGAGACCGACATTGGCACCCCCATCACCCGCCACACCGACCCGGGCCTCTACATGCAGGCGACCAAGGGCTCCAAGCTGGTGGTGCGACAGATCGCCACCGTCGGCAACTACGACTACCTCTTCGACTACAGCTTCTGGgtcgacggcaccatcgGCGTCGATGCCCACGCCTCCGGCTACGTGCAGGCCAACTACTACCGTCCCGAGGACAAGGGCAAGTGGGGACCCCGCATCCACGACACCATCACCGGCACGCTGCACACGCACGTCATGAACTTCAAGGCCGACTTTGACCTGGGCGGCACCGCCAACACGCTGGTGCGCACCGACATTGTCGTCGAGAACATCACCCAGCCGTGGTACCCCGAGCGTGGCGAGTTCGAGATGATGCGCTACAACATCTCCGACGTGGCCTCGGAGAAGCAGgccctgctgccgctgcccgcCAACGGCCAGTCCATGTACACCATCGtcaacaaggacaagaagaacaagtGGGGCGAGGACCGCGGCTACCGCATCGTGCCGGGCCTGAGCAACATCCACCTGGCCTCGCAGCGCTCGCCCTTCTTCCTCAAGTCCGCCCAGTTCGCCAAGCAGTTCCTGGCCGTGTCGCGCCAAAAGGACACCGAGCCcggctcctcggccgccctCAACCAAAACGTGCCCGAGGCCCCCCTGGTCGAGTTCTGGCGCTTcttcgacgacgacgagagcCTGGCCCAGCAGGACCTGGTCGCCTGGGTCAACCTGGGCATGCACCACTACACCCGCTCCGAGGACATGCCCAACACCCTCATGTCCGAGGCCCACTCGAGCCTCACCTTTGCCCCCCAGAACTGGGGCGACGCCGAGCTGACCACCGACCTGGCCAACGCCATCATCTACAACGCCAAGACGGGCGTCGACCGCGTCGTCCCCGAGACCAACGGCGTCTCCGTGCCCGACTGCTTCCCTCTGTCCGCCCAGGACGAGCTCCTCGGCGTGTTTGAGAACACTGGTGTCCCCTACGCCTATGGCAAGGATGCTTGA
- a CDS encoding alpha/beta hydrolase yields MAADPKNFYPALKRSTTPTASGSDVVAYTSDAGPGRPILTLIHGYPQSSLIWRHIVPELIGKVSLFIPELPGYGISTPPNSHTKLDVGRALLESLRAAFAIDKSSSRGLIVGGHDRGARVAHRLAASQDALFPADGGLSLLGAVLLDIVPTKVQWEAFADPAVSRGYFHWPLLANVALAVPVLQAYGGARWCRGSHALIAGSNEAGRARIAADGAIDVHAGFFESEEVLRATCEDYAAGSNEDVVEQVRDQKAGRKITVPTLVMFSAEKLGARLDVAEIWRDWIAEGVDYTPVAVGDGYGHYLPEEASDVVAQKINEFLDKF; encoded by the exons ATGGCCGCCGATCCAAAGAACTTTTACCCTGCCCTCAAGCGGAGCACAACCCCCACGGCCTCCGGCTCCGATGTCGTGGCGTACACGTCCGATGCTGGACCCGGGCGTCCCATCCTCACGCTGATCCACGGCTACCCCCAGTCATCCCTGAT ctggcGCCAC ATCGTTCCGGAGCTCATCGGCAAGGTCTCACTCTTCATCCCCGAGCTGCCAGGCTACGGGATCAGCACCCCGCCAAACAGCCACACCAAGCTCGACGTGGGGCGCGCGCTGCTCGAATCCCTCCGCGCCGCGTTCGCCATCGACAAGTCCAGCAGCCGCGGCCTGATCGTGGGCGGACACGACCGCGGCGCGCGGGTCGCGCACCGCCTCGCCGCGTCCCAGGACGCGCTGTTCCCCGCCGACGGCGGGCTGAGCCTCCTGGGCGCCGTGCTGCTGGACATCGTGCCGACCAAGGTGCAGTGGGAGGCGTTTGCGGACCCGGCCGTGTCGCGCGGCTACTTCCACTGGCCGCTGCTGGCCAACGTCGCGCTCGCCGTGCCCGTGCTGCAGGCGTACGGGGGCGCGCGCTGGTGCCGCGGCTCGCACGCGCTCATCGCCGGCTCCAACGAGGCCGGCCGCGCGAGGATCGCCGCCGACGGCGCCATCGACGTGCACGCGGGCTTCTTCGAGAGCGAGGAGGTGCTGCGCGCGACCTGCGAGGATTACGCGGCCGGGTCCAACGAGGACGTCGTCGAGCAGGTCCGGGACCAAAAGGCCGGCCGCAAGATCACCGTGCCGACCTTGGTCATGTTCTCGGCCGAGAAGCTAGGCGCCAGGTTGGACGTGGCTGAGATTTGGAGGGATTGGATCGCCGAAGGGGTGGATTACACCCCAGTGGCTGTCGGCGATGGGTATGGGCATTATCTGCCAGAGGAGGCCAGTGATGTTGTCGCGCAGAAGATCAACGAGTTCCTGGACAAGTTCTAA